A single window of Solanum dulcamara chromosome 5, daSolDulc1.2, whole genome shotgun sequence DNA harbors:
- the LOC129890759 gene encoding cationic amino acid transporter 6, chloroplastic-like, translated as MVLSNYLNSLSKTPQKLKKRMLATWTPDQELNKVRLRSGADMKRKLTWYDLVALGVGGMLGVGVFVTTGHVARKNAGPSVFISYIIAAVSALLSSLCYTEFSVDVPVAGGAFSYLRVTFGEFVGYFAGANILMEYVLSNAAVSRSFTEYLSCAFGRNDPNSWRIHVHGLMQGYNMLDLPAVALIIVLTICLCHSTKESSMLNLIMTVFHVVFFGFIIIAGFCNGKIENLIRPGGIAPYGVRGILDGAAIVYFSYIGYDTVSTMAEEIRNPSKALPVGIVGSVLIVSALYCLMAVSLCLLLPYNMIPEGASFSAVFELMGWKWASNVVGAGASLGIVASLLVAMLGQARYLCVIGRARLVPSWFAKVHPTTGTPLNATIVLGICQASIALFTELNIVIEMISIGTLLVFYLVSNALIYRRYVILSKNPPLHTLFFLFLLSSTSFAFSLSWKFKLHWWNLMLFAVITISATVIFQYLVPLVVTERPESWLVPFMPWPATISIFLNVFLMTALKMVAYKRFGIWTGVITIFYVLYGVHSTYHAEEILEMVVVDNVNTNSSTQQQITKVEIQLV; from the exons ATGGTTTTGTCCAATTACCTTAATTCTCTGTCCAAAACACCTCAAAAGCTAAAGAAAAGGATGTTAGCAACATGGACACCAGACCAAGAACTCAACAAAGTGAGGCTAAGGTCTGGTGCTGACATGAAGAGGAAACTGACTTGGTATGATTTAGTAGCTCTTGGAGTTGGAGGAATGCTTGGTGTTGGAGTTTTTGTAACAACTGGCCATGTTGCTCGTAAAAACGCGGGCCCTTCTGTTTTTATCTCATACATAATTGCTGCTGTATCTGCCCTTCTTTCTTCCTTGTGTTATACTGAGTTCTCTGTTGATGTTCCTGTTGCTGGTGGCGCTTTCAGTTATCTCCGAGTTACTTTTG GGGAATTTGTGGGATACTTTGCAGGAGCAAATATATTAATGGAATATGTGTTGTCAAATGCTGCTGTTTCAAGAAGTTTTACAGAGTATTTGTCATGTGCCTTTGGTAGAAATGATCCAAATTCATGGAGAATCCATGTACATGGTTTAATGCAAGGTTACAACATGTTGGATCTCCCCGCGGTCGCGTTGATTATTGTCCTCACTATTTGCTTGTGTCATAG CACTAAAGAGAGCTCAATGTTGAACCTGATAATGACAGTCTTCCATGTGGTCTTTTTTGGATTTATAATAATAGCTGGATTTTGCAATGGGAAGATTGAGAACTTAATAAGGCCAGGAGGAATAGCTCCTTATGGTGTGAGAGGGATTCTTGATGGAGCAGCCATAGTTTACTTCAGTTATATTGGATATGACACAGTGTCCACCATGGCTGAAGAAATAAGAAACCCTTCAAAGGCTCTACCTGTGGGAATTGTTGGCTCTGTCCTCATTGTCTCTGCCCTCTATTGCCTCATGGCTGTATCTTTGTGCCTTTTGCTACCTTATAACATG ATTCCAGAAGGAGCATCATTTTCTGCAGTTTTCGAGTTGATGGGGTGGAAATGGGCAAGCAATGTAGTAGGGGCAGGTGCAAGTTTAGGGATTGTGGCATCTCTATTAGTAGCCATGCTTGGACAAGCAAGATACCTTTGTGTCATTGGGAGGGCTAGACTTGTACCTTCTTGGTTTGCAAAAGTACATCCTACTACCGGCACTCCACTAAATGCTACTATTGTCTTGG GTATATGCCAAGCATCAATTGCATTATTCACAGAGCTTAATATTGTAATAGAGATGATCTCCATTGGCACATTACTAGTATTTTACTTAGTGTCCAATGCACTTATATACCGTCGATATGTAATCCTTAGCAAAAATCCACCACTTCACactcttttcttccttttccttCTTTCATCCACCTCTTTTGCATTCTCATTATCATGGAAATTCAAATTACATTGGTGGAATCTCATGTTATTTGCGGTCATTACTATTTCCGCGACAGTTATTTTCCAGTATTTGGTCCCTCTGGTCGTTACGGAACGACCAGAGAGTTGGTTAGTTCCCTTCATGCCATGGCCTGCTACGATATCGATTTTCCTAAATGTGTTTCTCATGACAGCATTGAAAATGGTGGCATATAAAAgatttggtatatggactggtgttataacaatattttatgTACTATATGGTG